A genomic region of Erythrobacter sp. SCSIO 43205 contains the following coding sequences:
- the coaD gene encoding pantetheine-phosphate adenylyltransferase — MSKRIGIYPGTFDPITLGHADIIRRGAKLVDELIIGVTTNPSKNPMFSTEERFSMVEREVKNLGLENVKVVGFNALLVKFAQKQGASVIIRGLRAVADFEYEYQMAGMNQQLDEEIETVFLMADVSLQPIASKLVKEIAVYGGDITPFVSKEVCEEVVTRVDETGRKGDY, encoded by the coding sequence ATGAGCAAACGCATCGGTATCTATCCCGGCACCTTTGATCCCATTACTCTGGGTCATGCCGACATTATTCGGCGCGGCGCAAAATTGGTGGATGAACTCATTATCGGGGTCACAACCAACCCATCGAAGAACCCTATGTTCTCAACTGAAGAACGCTTTTCCATGGTAGAGCGAGAGGTCAAAAATCTTGGCCTCGAAAATGTAAAAGTCGTCGGTTTCAATGCGCTGCTGGTCAAATTTGCGCAAAAACAAGGGGCATCGGTTATTATTCGAGGGCTTCGCGCGGTGGCGGATTTTGAATATGAATATCAAATGGCCGGCATGAACCAGCAATTGGACGAAGAGATCGAAACCGTCTTCCTGATGGCCGATGTCTCGCTCCAACCCATCGCCTCCAAGCTGGTAAAGGAAATCGCGGTTTACGGCGGCGACATCACCCCGTTTGTCAGCAAGGAAGTGTGCGAGGAAGTCGTCACGCGGGTCGATGAAACCGGCCGTAAAGGCGATTATTGA
- a CDS encoding peptidylprolyl isomerase has translation MFKTVTSSLTVMALAVTPFAAFAQDEEGDEGEAEAVAKVDNRTYPPVNFDQSENPENIWVLDLSNGERVKIRLMEEWAPSHVERIKTLTRDGFYNGVVFHRVIEGFMAQSGDPTGTGQGSSKLPDLNEEFNPMPHVRGTVSMARANEENSANSQFFIVFYPRFSLDKRYTNFGRVIENMGAVDAIVRGEPPANPTRILQASMLSDNLPVPSAAPPRVEPEVTADMLSAPLETQ, from the coding sequence ATGTTCAAGACTGTAACATCATCATTGACTGTGATGGCCCTTGCTGTGACCCCGTTTGCTGCTTTTGCGCAAGATGAAGAGGGGGATGAAGGCGAAGCGGAGGCTGTCGCCAAAGTTGACAATCGCACCTATCCGCCAGTGAATTTCGATCAGAGCGAAAATCCGGAAAATATCTGGGTGCTCGACCTGTCCAATGGTGAGCGGGTCAAAATCCGGCTGATGGAGGAATGGGCGCCAAGCCATGTGGAGCGTATCAAGACGCTGACGCGCGATGGCTTTTACAATGGCGTGGTGTTCCACCGCGTGATCGAAGGGTTCATGGCGCAATCGGGCGACCCAACGGGGACAGGCCAGGGTTCCTCGAAACTGCCTGATCTCAATGAAGAATTTAACCCCATGCCGCACGTTCGCGGGACGGTATCAATGGCGCGCGCAAACGAAGAGAACAGCGCAAACAGCCAGTTCTTTATCGTGTTTTACCCGCGTTTCAGCCTCGACAAGCGCTACACCAACTTTGGGCGCGTGATTGAAAACATGGGCGCGGTCGATGCCATTGTACGCGGTGAACCGCCTGCGAACCCGACGCGTATCCTGCAAGCGTCGATGCTGAGCGACAATCTTCCTGTGCCTTCTGCGGCCCCGCCGCGTGTGGAGCCAGAGGTGACGGCCGATATGCTCAGCGCGCCGCTGGAAACGCAGTAA
- the queA gene encoding tRNA preQ1(34) S-adenosylmethionine ribosyltransferase-isomerase QueA yields MRVDLFDFELPQERIALRPVRPRDAARMLVVRGQDAAFEDRGVLDLPNMLEPGDVLVFNDTRVLPAQLEGRRAGGEAKVGATLHKRLDLRRWVAFVRNAKRVKEGDQIIFGGGVTAIAESRNADGSITLFFEGEEPVEVLLDRAGTMPLPPYIAARRGVDDRDLADYQTMFAKEDGAVAAPTASLHFTDRLINALDERGIGREMLTLHVGAGTFLPVKAEDTDDHQMHSEFGRISAETAARLNAARKAGGRIIAVGTTSLRTLESAVSEDGVIEEFAADTDIFITPGYRFKAVDGLMTNFHLPKSTLMMLVSALMGRERMMAAYTHAIENEYRFYSYGDSSLLLP; encoded by the coding sequence ATGCGTGTTGACCTGTTTGATTTCGAGCTTCCTCAAGAGCGCATCGCCCTGCGTCCTGTGCGACCACGCGATGCTGCGCGGATGCTTGTCGTGCGCGGGCAAGATGCGGCGTTTGAAGACCGCGGTGTTCTCGACCTGCCTAATATGCTGGAGCCGGGTGATGTTCTTGTTTTCAACGACACACGTGTCCTTCCCGCTCAGCTTGAAGGAAGACGCGCAGGTGGTGAAGCCAAGGTTGGCGCGACGCTGCACAAGCGCCTTGATCTGAGGCGCTGGGTTGCTTTTGTGCGCAACGCCAAACGGGTGAAAGAGGGCGACCAGATCATTTTTGGCGGCGGCGTCACCGCAATCGCGGAAAGCCGCAATGCCGATGGCTCGATCACGCTGTTCTTCGAGGGCGAAGAACCTGTTGAGGTGTTGCTCGACCGCGCGGGCACCATGCCGCTCCCCCCCTATATCGCCGCGCGCCGGGGCGTGGATGACCGCGATTTGGCGGACTACCAAACCATGTTTGCAAAGGAAGACGGTGCAGTCGCGGCTCCCACTGCAAGTCTGCATTTCACAGACAGGCTGATCAACGCACTGGATGAGCGCGGAATAGGGCGCGAAATGCTGACCTTGCACGTGGGCGCAGGAACGTTCCTGCCGGTCAAGGCCGAGGACACGGACGACCACCAAATGCATTCCGAGTTTGGCCGGATCAGCGCTGAGACGGCTGCAAGGCTGAACGCTGCGAGAAAGGCGGGCGGGCGCATTATCGCAGTTGGCACCACATCGCTTCGCACACTCGAAAGCGCGGTCAGCGAAGACGGCGTTATCGAGGAGTTTGCCGCCGACACAGACATCTTTATCACCCCCGGCTATCGCTTTAAAGCGGTGGACGGTTTGATGACCAATTTTCACCTGCCTAAAAGCACTTTAATGATGTTGGTGAGCGCTCTTATGGGGCGTGAGCGGATGATGGCGGCTTATACTCATGCCATTGAAAATGAGTACCGCTTCTATTCCTATGGTGACAGCTCGCTACTCCTGCCCTAG
- a CDS encoding ABC transporter ATP-binding protein yields the protein MSQPILSIKGLSKVYAGGTKALDNVDLDIRKGEIFALLGPNGAGKTTLIGSVCGLVRPSSGKITAFGHDLATDWRAARARIGLVPQELSTDMFETVWRAVSYSRGLFGLAPDKARIEEILRSLSLWEKKDAQIRELSGGMKRRVLIAKALAHEPDLLFLDEPTAGVDVELRKGMWEQIGALRERGTTIILTTHYIEEAELMADRVGIIRKGQILMVDDKASIMQHMGSTEAVFTLAKPLAAVPEGLDQFALTLGEGGTSLIFRGGGEGDGNAEVAALTKSLIAAGVDYTSIDIHDSSLEDIFVGLVAETQGESA from the coding sequence ATGTCCCAACCAATTCTCTCAATCAAAGGCCTCTCGAAAGTCTACGCCGGCGGTACAAAGGCGCTCGACAATGTTGATCTCGACATTCGCAAGGGAGAGATTTTCGCACTGCTCGGCCCCAATGGTGCGGGCAAGACGACGCTCATCGGCTCAGTGTGTGGTCTGGTGCGGCCAAGCTCTGGAAAAATCACTGCCTTTGGCCATGATCTCGCAACCGATTGGCGAGCGGCGAGGGCGCGTATCGGCCTCGTTCCGCAAGAGCTTTCGACCGATATGTTCGAGACGGTCTGGCGCGCGGTTTCCTATTCACGCGGCCTGTTTGGCCTTGCTCCTGATAAAGCGCGGATTGAGGAAATCTTGCGTTCCTTGAGCCTGTGGGAGAAAAAGGACGCGCAAATCCGCGAGCTTTCCGGCGGCATGAAACGCCGGGTTCTGATTGCGAAGGCGCTGGCTCACGAACCCGATCTTCTCTTCCTTGATGAACCCACTGCGGGCGTCGATGTGGAGCTTCGCAAAGGGATGTGGGAGCAAATCGGCGCGCTTCGAGAGCGCGGCACGACCATCATCCTCACCACCCACTACATCGAAGAAGCCGAACTTATGGCGGACCGGGTCGGGATCATCCGCAAGGGCCAGATCCTCATGGTCGATGATAAAGCCTCGATCATGCAACACATGGGCTCCACCGAGGCGGTCTTCACTCTCGCAAAGCCTTTGGCTGCGGTCCCAGAGGGGCTCGACCAATTTGCCCTGACGTTAGGCGAGGGCGGTACGTCGCTGATTTTTCGCGGGGGTGGCGAAGGTGACGGCAACGCAGAAGTCGCTGCGCTGACGAAATCGCTGATCGCGGCGGGCGTCGATTACACTAGCATCGACATCCACGACAGCTCACTTGAAGACATATTCGTTGGCCTTGTCGCCGAAACTCAAGGTGAGAGCGCATGA
- a CDS encoding ABC transporter permease: protein MQGFNARGTWSIYTRELMRALRTAFQSILSPVLTTSLYFVVFGTVIGGRMEPVDGVAYGAFIIPGLLMLTLLGETTSNSSFGIYMPRFTGTIYELLSAPVGVAETLIGFVGAAATKGLILAAIILGTATFFVDYEIAHPLAAVGYIMLVAASFSLFGFILGIWADSFEKLGIIPLLFLTPLTFLGGTFYSIDDLPGVWSTIAYANPIAFLVSGLRWTFYGTSDVSIWVSLGMTLGFLALCVAVIAFIFKTGWRLRE from the coding sequence ATGCAGGGCTTTAATGCACGCGGTACCTGGTCGATTTACACGCGAGAATTGATGCGTGCGCTGCGCACAGCGTTTCAGTCGATCCTCTCGCCTGTACTCACAACGTCGCTCTATTTCGTAGTCTTCGGCACCGTGATCGGCGGGCGCATGGAGCCAGTGGATGGCGTTGCCTATGGCGCATTCATCATCCCGGGGCTGTTGATGCTGACTTTGCTGGGTGAGACGACCAGCAATTCTTCTTTCGGCATCTATATGCCGCGCTTCACTGGCACAATTTACGAACTGTTGTCCGCACCCGTCGGGGTGGCCGAGACGCTCATCGGCTTTGTCGGGGCAGCGGCGACCAAGGGCCTCATACTCGCCGCAATCATCCTTGGAACAGCGACTTTCTTTGTGGACTATGAAATCGCGCATCCATTGGCTGCTGTGGGCTATATCATGCTAGTCGCGGCCAGCTTCTCGCTCTTCGGGTTCATCCTGGGGATCTGGGCGGATAGCTTTGAAAAGCTTGGAATTATTCCGCTGCTGTTCCTTACCCCGCTGACCTTCCTTGGGGGCACGTTCTATTCGATTGATGACCTTCCCGGTGTTTGGTCAACCATCGCCTATGCCAACCCCATCGCGTTTCTGGTGAGTGGGCTTCGTTGGACATTCTACGGCACGTCGGATGTCTCGATTTGGGTGTCGCTTGGCATGACGCTTGGCTTCCTTGCGCTGTGCGTTGCTGTGATCGCCTTTATCTTCAAAACCGGTTGGAGGCTTCGAGAGTGA
- the tgt gene encoding tRNA guanosine(34) transglycosylase Tgt codes for MTRFAFELHATDSRARTGKITMQRGEIRTPAFMPVGTAATVKAMKPESVREIGADIILGNTYHLMLRPGAERMARLGGLHNFMKWDRPILTDSGGYQVMSLSDLRKLTEKGVEFRSHIDGSKHMLTPERSMEIQRLLGSDIVMCFDECPRADRPRDEIASSMELSMRWAKRSRDGFDSGEEHAARSALFGIQQGALDEGLRKISADKLIDIGFDGYAVGGLAVGEGQEAMFGVLDYAPEQLPKDKPRYLMGVGKPDDLVGAVERGIDMFDCVLPTRSGRNGQAFTWNGPINIRNAKFAEDLSPLDETSDCSASRDYSKAYLHHLHKSHEILGAMLVTEHNLAFFQALMQRMRDAIGAGRFAEFAADFRRNYLGQKSLESKN; via the coding sequence GTGACCCGCTTCGCATTTGAACTTCACGCCACCGATAGTCGCGCGCGAACGGGCAAGATCACCATGCAGCGCGGCGAAATCCGCACGCCTGCGTTCATGCCTGTGGGCACCGCTGCGACGGTCAAGGCGATGAAGCCTGAAAGCGTGCGAGAGATCGGCGCTGACATTATCCTTGGCAACACATATCACTTGATGCTGCGTCCCGGGGCAGAGCGTATGGCACGCCTTGGCGGGCTTCATAATTTTATGAAGTGGGATCGCCCGATCCTGACCGATAGCGGCGGTTATCAAGTGATGAGCCTTTCTGACCTGCGCAAACTGACCGAAAAAGGCGTTGAATTTCGCAGCCATATCGATGGCTCGAAGCATATGCTCACGCCTGAACGCTCGATGGAGATTCAGCGGCTTCTGGGCTCTGACATAGTTATGTGTTTTGACGAATGCCCGCGCGCTGATCGCCCGCGCGATGAGATCGCGTCCTCGATGGAACTGTCCATGCGCTGGGCCAAGCGCAGCCGCGATGGCTTTGACAGCGGTGAGGAACACGCCGCGCGCTCGGCGCTGTTTGGCATCCAGCAAGGCGCTTTGGACGAAGGCCTGCGCAAAATCAGCGCCGATAAACTTATCGACATCGGCTTTGATGGCTATGCTGTGGGAGGTCTTGCCGTGGGCGAGGGGCAGGAGGCGATGTTCGGCGTGCTCGACTACGCACCAGAGCAACTCCCCAAGGACAAACCGCGCTATCTTATGGGAGTGGGCAAGCCCGACGACCTTGTCGGTGCAGTTGAGCGCGGGATCGATATGTTCGACTGTGTCCTTCCCACAAGGTCAGGGCGCAACGGTCAAGCCTTTACCTGGAACGGCCCCATAAACATCCGCAACGCCAAATTCGCTGAGGACCTATCGCCCTTGGATGAAACCTCCGATTGCTCTGCCTCGCGCGATTATTCGAAAGCCTATCTCCACCATCTGCACAAGAGCCACGAGATCCTCGGCGCAATGCTCGTGACCGAGCACAATCTCGCCTTTTTTCAGGCCTTGATGCAGAGGATGCGCGATGCCATTGGGGCGGGGCGATTTGCTGAGTTTGCGGCCGATTTTCGCCGCAACTACCTTGGCCAAAAAAGCTTGGAAAGTAAGAATTGA
- a CDS encoding chorismate mutase: MPKLPEDCQTMVEVREGVDATDRELVALLERRFGYMRAAARIKPNREAVRDEERKASVIAAAKAEAEARGIPSDLIADLWEQLVEGSIAYEFDEWDQTRG; encoded by the coding sequence ATGCCCAAACTCCCCGAGGATTGCCAGACGATGGTCGAGGTGCGCGAAGGCGTTGATGCGACCGATCGCGAGCTGGTCGCTCTGCTTGAACGGCGCTTTGGATATATGCGGGCAGCGGCTCGTATTAAGCCAAACCGTGAGGCAGTGCGCGATGAAGAGCGCAAGGCAAGCGTGATTGCGGCGGCCAAGGCAGAAGCAGAGGCGCGCGGCATTCCGAGCGACCTTATCGCTGATCTTTGGGAGCAATTGGTCGAAGGCTCGATCGCCTACGAATTCGACGAATGGGACCAGACGCGCGGCTAG
- the rpsD gene encoding 30S ribosomal protein S4, producing the protein MTKRTSAKHKLDRRMGENIWGRPNSPVNKRSYGPGQHGQRRKSKMSDFGLQLRAKQKLKGYYGDVTEKQFRSTYKDATRMKGDTGQNLIGLLERRLDMIVYRAKFAPTIFAARQIVNHGHILVNGVKCNIPSRRCDVGDVISLNTKAKEMALVIEAQSLPEREIPDYVVPEGNDKVQFTRVPKLDEVPYPVTMEPNLVVEFYSR; encoded by the coding sequence ATGACTAAGCGCACAAGCGCCAAGCATAAACTCGACCGTCGGATGGGCGAAAACATCTGGGGTCGTCCAAACTCTCCAGTAAACAAGCGTTCTTATGGCCCCGGCCAACACGGTCAGCGTCGTAAGAGCAAGATGAGCGACTTCGGTCTTCAGCTGCGCGCCAAACAGAAGCTCAAAGGCTACTATGGCGACGTGACCGAGAAGCAGTTCCGCTCAACCTACAAAGACGCAACCCGCATGAAGGGTGACACCGGTCAGAACCTTATCGGTCTGCTCGAGCGTCGTTTGGACATGATCGTGTATCGTGCGAAATTCGCTCCAACGATCTTTGCAGCGCGTCAGATCGTCAACCACGGTCACATCCTCGTGAACGGCGTGAAGTGTAACATCCCATCGCGTCGCTGCGACGTTGGCGATGTTATCAGCCTCAACACGAAGGCTAAGGAAATGGCTCTCGTGATCGAAGCCCAAAGCCTGCCAGAGCGTGAAATCCCTGACTATGTCGTTCCAGAAGGCAACGACAAGGTTCAGTTCACCCGCGTGCCAAAGCTCGACGAAGTGCCTTACCCGGTGACGATGGAACCAAACCTCGTGGTCGAGTTCTACTCGCGCTAA
- a CDS encoding RNA methyltransferase has protein sequence MSNKPIIVLVRPQLGENIGKAARAMLNFGLTEMRIVNPRDGWPNPSAGPAAAGADIVLDQAKIYETTAEAVADCEHVYATTVRKRGVTKPVVGPDGAARLMHSNEGRHAVLFGREASGLETEDVALARHILTVPINPEFGSLNLAQAVILTAYEWSRIGREAEESELVQPTAEEEALPPAPQEELEGLIAHLEKMLAPKGYFFPEARAEATRRTLRGVLTKPGWNHLEVRTLRGVLSSLGRPDKDTAKDGPDKG, from the coding sequence GTGTCCAATAAACCAATCATTGTTCTGGTGCGCCCGCAGCTGGGCGAGAATATCGGCAAGGCGGCGCGCGCAATGCTCAACTTTGGGCTTACAGAAATGCGCATTGTCAATCCGCGTGATGGCTGGCCAAACCCCAGCGCGGGGCCTGCGGCTGCTGGGGCTGACATCGTGCTTGATCAAGCGAAGATTTATGAGACGACCGCTGAGGCGGTCGCCGATTGCGAGCACGTTTACGCGACCACTGTGCGCAAACGCGGGGTGACAAAGCCTGTTGTTGGTCCCGATGGTGCCGCGCGGTTGATGCATTCAAACGAAGGTCGCCACGCGGTGCTGTTCGGGCGCGAAGCTTCCGGGCTTGAGACAGAAGACGTTGCCCTTGCCCGCCATATTCTAACCGTACCGATCAATCCGGAATTCGGTTCGCTGAACTTGGCGCAGGCCGTCATTCTGACTGCATATGAATGGTCGCGCATTGGCCGCGAGGCTGAGGAAAGCGAGCTGGTCCAACCCACCGCAGAGGAAGAGGCGCTTCCCCCCGCCCCGCAGGAGGAATTGGAAGGGCTCATCGCGCACCTTGAGAAAATGCTCGCGCCAAAGGGGTATTTCTTCCCCGAAGCGCGCGCCGAAGCCACCCGTCGAACCCTTCGCGGCGTGCTGACCAAGCCAGGCTGGAATCACCTCGAAGTGCGCACTTTGCGCGGGGTGCTGTCCTCGCTTGGGCGGCCTGATAAAGACACCGCTAAAGATGGGCCGGATAAGGGTTGA
- the nrdR gene encoding transcriptional regulator NrdR has product MRCPFCAHEDTQVKDSRPTEDNTSIRRRRQCNSCGARFTTFERVQLREVVIVKTGADSSDPRREPFDRSKLEKSVSLACRKRDVSQERIDQLVSGIQRQVETAGDAEVPSSRIGEMVMDGLKQLDSVAYIRFASVYRDFSEAKDFEEFASTVADAAKD; this is encoded by the coding sequence ATGCGCTGCCCTTTTTGCGCTCACGAAGATACGCAAGTCAAAGACAGCCGCCCGACCGAGGATAACACTTCGATCAGGCGGCGGCGTCAGTGCAATTCCTGTGGTGCGCGGTTCACGACTTTTGAGCGCGTGCAGCTGCGCGAAGTTGTGATTGTCAAAACGGGTGCTGACAGCTCTGATCCGAGGCGCGAACCCTTTGATCGCTCCAAGCTTGAGAAGTCCGTCTCGCTCGCCTGTCGCAAACGCGATGTGAGCCAAGAGCGCATCGACCAACTCGTCTCTGGAATTCAACGCCAAGTTGAAACCGCAGGCGACGCCGAAGTCCCTTCCTCGCGCATTGGCGAGATGGTGATGGACGGGCTCAAGCAATTGGATTCGGTTGCCTATATCCGCTTCGCAAGCGTTTACCGCGACTTCTCAGAGGCCAAGGACTTTGAGGAATTTGCCAGCACCGTTGCCGACGCTGCTAAAGACTAA
- the glyA gene encoding serine hydroxymethyltransferase, giving the protein MSTNPSSVTDQMNGFWHDDLATADPEIAEAIGKELARQQDKIELIASENIASKAVLEATGSVFTNKYAEGYPGKRYYGGCDYADVVETLAIERAKQLFGCNFANVQPNSGSQMNQAVFLGLLQPGDTFMGLDLNSGGHLTHGSPVNMSGKWFNPVSYGVTEGDERIDMEAVAATAHEHKPKLIICGGTAYSRIWDFEAFRKIADEVGAILLCDMSHISGLVAGGAHPSPFPHCDIVTSTTHKSLRGPRSGIILWNDEKFTKPLNMAVFPGLQGGPLMHVVAAKAVAFKEALAPEFKTYAHRIVENARALAASLEENGLRIVSGGTDNHSMLVDLTAKDVTGKAAEAGLDRAWLTCNKNGIPFDTRSPFVTSGIRLGTPAGTTRGFGPVEFRQVGQLIAEVVDGLSKNGPEGDAQVEESVRNRVSKLCADFPVYPEG; this is encoded by the coding sequence ATGAGCACCAACCCATCTTCAGTTACCGATCAGATGAACGGCTTTTGGCACGATGATTTGGCCACAGCGGATCCCGAAATCGCTGAAGCTATCGGCAAAGAGCTTGCGCGCCAACAAGACAAGATCGAACTGATCGCCTCTGAAAATATCGCATCAAAAGCGGTGCTTGAGGCGACGGGAAGCGTATTCACCAACAAATACGCAGAAGGCTATCCGGGCAAGCGCTATTACGGCGGCTGCGATTATGCGGACGTGGTCGAAACGCTGGCAATCGAGCGCGCCAAGCAGCTGTTTGGATGCAACTTTGCCAATGTTCAGCCCAATTCGGGTAGTCAGATGAACCAAGCGGTGTTCCTGGGACTTTTGCAGCCGGGCGACACATTTATGGGCCTCGACCTCAACTCAGGTGGTCACCTGACTCACGGTTCACCCGTCAATATGAGCGGCAAGTGGTTCAACCCGGTCAGCTACGGCGTGACCGAGGGTGACGAGCGGATCGACATGGAAGCGGTGGCGGCAACCGCGCATGAGCACAAGCCAAAGCTTATCATCTGCGGCGGCACGGCCTACTCACGGATTTGGGATTTTGAGGCATTCCGCAAGATCGCTGACGAAGTGGGTGCAATTCTCCTTTGCGATATGAGCCATATCTCCGGCCTCGTTGCTGGCGGCGCGCATCCATCGCCCTTCCCGCATTGCGATATTGTCACCTCGACGACGCATAAATCCCTGCGCGGCCCGCGTTCAGGCATCATTCTTTGGAACGATGAGAAATTCACCAAGCCATTGAATATGGCGGTATTCCCCGGCCTCCAAGGTGGCCCGTTGATGCACGTTGTCGCGGCCAAGGCGGTGGCGTTTAAGGAAGCCCTCGCTCCGGAATTCAAGACCTACGCCCACCGCATTGTCGAAAACGCGCGAGCACTGGCTGCAAGCCTTGAAGAAAACGGGCTTCGCATTGTGTCTGGCGGCACGGATAATCACTCAATGCTGGTCGATCTGACGGCAAAAGACGTGACCGGGAAAGCGGCGGAAGCTGGCCTCGACCGCGCATGGCTCACCTGCAACAAGAACGGCATTCCGTTCGACACACGCTCGCCCTTCGTTACCTCCGGCATTCGCCTTGGCACACCTGCTGGCACCACGCGCGGCTTTGGTCCGGTGGAATTCCGCCAGGTGGGCCAGTTGATTGCTGAAGTCGTCGATGGCCTGTCCAAGAACGGCCCCGAAGGCGATGCGCAGGTCGAAGAAAGCGTACGCAACCGCGTTTCCAAGCTGTGCGCTGACTTCCCGGTTTATCCCGAAGGCTAA
- a CDS encoding RpiB/LacA/LacB family sugar-phosphate isomerase produces MRLAIASDHAATDMKAELAEWLMEEGHEVADLGPEPGESVDYPDYGYKLADVVADGTAQYGIALCGSGIGISISVNRHPGVRCALVSEPLSAALAREHNNANCIALGARLIGIEMAKSCIATFLNTVFADEGDPNGRHHRRVAKLGNPPIDPDHIETHQ; encoded by the coding sequence ATGAGACTAGCCATCGCATCCGATCACGCCGCCACCGACATGAAAGCCGAACTGGCTGAATGGTTGATGGAAGAAGGCCACGAAGTTGCCGACCTTGGACCAGAGCCCGGGGAAAGCGTTGATTATCCCGACTACGGGTACAAGCTCGCCGATGTGGTCGCCGATGGCACCGCTCAATATGGCATCGCTCTGTGCGGTTCGGGTATCGGTATCTCGATCAGCGTCAATCGCCACCCCGGCGTTCGCTGCGCATTGGTGTCAGAGCCATTGTCCGCGGCGCTCGCACGCGAACACAATAACGCCAACTGCATTGCCTTGGGTGCACGCCTTATCGGCATTGAAATGGCGAAAAGCTGCATCGCAACCTTCCTAAACACCGTATTTGCCGATGAGGGCGATCCAAATGGTCGCCACCATCGCCGCGTTGCCAAGCTTGGCAATCCCCCTATCGACCCCGACCACATTGAGACGCACCAATGA